From ANME-2 cluster archaeon, a single genomic window includes:
- the purS gene encoding phosphoribosylformylglycinamidine synthase subunit PurS: protein MKYHAEVTIGLKSGMLDPEATTIQKALEHLGFPTDSLEMQKCFVLELDAPSRDEAKSRVDEMCRRLLANPVIHNYDIEIEESG from the coding sequence ATGAAATACCATGCCGAAGTTACCATCGGGCTAAAAAGCGGGATGCTTGATCCCGAAGCTACTACTATCCAGAAGGCACTCGAACACCTGGGATTTCCAACTGATTCACTGGAAATGCAAAAATGTTTTGTTCTCGAACTTGATGCGCCTTCCAGGGATGAGGCCAAATCCAGGGTGGATGAGATGTGCAGGCGGCTGCTGGCAAATCCTGTGATACATAATTATGATATAGAAATAGAGGAATCAGGATGA
- the purQ gene encoding phosphoribosylformylglycinamidine synthase I, which yields MKIAVLQFGGSNCDYDVQYVLTEVVGVDAELVWYKDELKGYDGVVVPGGFSYGDYLRAGAIAARAPIMNSVRKMADKGLPVVGICNGFQILVESGLLPGALMTNCYPKFRCDRVNLRVDNNTSPFTNSFKKGQVIRIPIAHMEGNYFAQEHTLSELNSQDRVAFRYVDEQGNATSEANPNGSSENIAGILNEQGNILGMMPHPERASENILGSKDGKKIFDSMVEYISSF from the coding sequence ATGAAGATCGCTGTACTCCAGTTCGGCGGCAGCAATTGCGACTATGATGTGCAGTATGTGCTCACTGAGGTTGTGGGCGTGGATGCCGAACTTGTTTGGTACAAGGACGAACTAAAAGGATATGATGGCGTGGTAGTTCCCGGAGGATTCTCGTACGGCGATTACCTGCGGGCAGGCGCTATAGCTGCCAGGGCACCCATTATGAATTCGGTCAGGAAGATGGCGGATAAGGGACTGCCTGTAGTGGGTATATGTAACGGGTTCCAGATACTGGTGGAATCTGGATTATTGCCTGGTGCACTTATGACCAACTGCTACCCGAAGTTCAGGTGTGATCGGGTCAACCTGAGGGTGGATAATAATACATCCCCGTTCACAAATTCTTTCAAAAAAGGCCAGGTCATCAGGATACCCATTGCACACATGGAAGGCAATTATTTTGCACAAGAGCACACCTTATCCGAACTTAACTCACAGGACAGGGTCGCATTCAGGTATGTGGATGAGCAGGGTAATGCTACCAGTGAGGCAAACCCCAACGGGTCCAGTGAGAACATTGCGGGAATCCTTAATGAGCAGGGTAACATACTTGGGATGATGCCTCATCCGGAGCGGGCATCTGAAAATATTCTCGGTTCCAAGGATGGTAAAAAGATATTCGACTCGATGGTGGAATATATTTCATCATTTTAG